A stretch of Longibacter salinarum DNA encodes these proteins:
- the thiO gene encoding glycine oxidase ThiO, with protein sequence MADSVLIVGGGVVGLSTGFELLRSGVPVTIFEKDRAGRGTSWLAAGMLAPDTEIGFEERELYNLNRESLRRWPDFAAAVEASSGQSVDYRDDGTLIVADDPDSTKRIRRLYEFQQEQGLDVDWLTGDEARDREPFVGPRVSAAIWVESDHQVDNRLLLEALRDAFLAEGGDLREHTPVDRICPDAESPAVVTEEGETVSGREVVVAAGVWSRQLDGLEPGGPPPVRPVKGQMVQLQMKLPFALEHVIRGPDAYLAPKSSGRLVIGATSEEMGFDTDVTAGGLYDLLEGAWEVVPGVYDLSVDETWAGLRPASRDHAPILGRSGAPGVIHATGHYRHGILLAPVTAQEVARLIETGETSRWIEPFSPARFSESIPQASA encoded by the coding sequence ATGGCTGATTCGGTATTGATCGTCGGTGGTGGCGTGGTAGGCCTGTCGACCGGGTTTGAACTTCTTCGCTCGGGCGTGCCGGTCACGATTTTTGAAAAAGACCGGGCCGGACGTGGGACCTCGTGGCTGGCCGCGGGCATGCTCGCGCCAGATACGGAGATCGGATTCGAGGAGCGAGAGCTGTACAACCTGAACCGGGAGAGCCTTCGCCGTTGGCCGGACTTCGCTGCCGCGGTCGAGGCGTCGAGCGGTCAATCGGTGGACTATCGGGACGACGGCACCCTGATCGTCGCAGACGACCCCGACAGCACGAAGCGCATCCGTCGGCTGTACGAGTTTCAGCAGGAGCAGGGTTTGGACGTCGACTGGCTTACCGGTGACGAGGCACGCGATCGAGAGCCCTTTGTCGGTCCGCGCGTCTCAGCGGCCATCTGGGTGGAGTCGGATCACCAGGTTGATAACCGCCTCCTTCTTGAGGCACTGCGGGATGCGTTCCTAGCGGAGGGAGGCGACCTACGAGAGCATACGCCGGTGGATCGAATCTGTCCGGATGCGGAGAGTCCGGCCGTCGTGACAGAGGAGGGCGAGACGGTAAGCGGGCGCGAGGTCGTTGTTGCAGCGGGCGTCTGGTCCCGGCAGCTGGACGGGCTCGAGCCGGGCGGTCCTCCACCCGTGCGCCCCGTGAAGGGGCAAATGGTCCAGCTTCAAATGAAACTCCCCTTCGCGTTAGAGCACGTGATCCGCGGGCCCGATGCGTACCTGGCTCCGAAGTCCAGCGGTCGGTTGGTCATTGGCGCGACGAGCGAGGAAATGGGCTTCGACACAGACGTGACGGCCGGTGGGTTATATGACCTGCTCGAAGGCGCCTGGGAGGTCGTGCCGGGCGTCTACGATCTGTCGGTCGACGAAACGTGGGCCGGGTTGCGACCTGCGAGCCGCGATCATGCGCCGATTCTAGGCCGATCCGGAGCGCCCGGTGTAATCCACGCGACCGGGCATTACCGACACGGCATTCTGCTGGCTCCGGTGACGGCTCAGGAAGTCGCTCGACTGATCGAAACAGGAGAAACATCCCGCTGGATCGAGCCGTTTTCCCCCGCCCGATTTTCCGAATCGATCCCGCAAGCCTCAGCATGA
- the thiS gene encoding sulfur carrier protein ThiS, with translation MSTTDSDTETVEITVNGAPRSVPQRYPLTELLNDLNVDVETATGVAVAINESVIRRQDWADVTLSEEDTVEVITAQQGG, from the coding sequence ATGAGCACCACGGATTCCGACACCGAAACGGTAGAAATCACGGTCAACGGCGCCCCCCGATCCGTGCCGCAGCGATATCCCCTGACGGAGTTGCTCAACGACCTGAACGTTGACGTGGAGACGGCGACCGGTGTGGCTGTCGCAATCAACGAGAGCGTGATTCGCCGGCAGGACTGGGCGGACGTTACGCTCTCCGAAGAAGATACCGTCGAGGTCATTACCGCCCAGCAGGGAGGATGA
- a CDS encoding thiazole synthase: MSEIAATDTDAQPERDAAAQQEDLLRIGDDAYSSRLLIGSSSYPNPQVMMDAIDASGAELVTVAIRRVNVQSPAPESHLDLIRKGGYRVLPNTAGCYTAKEAVLVAQLAREALDTDLIKLEVIGDDETLMPDVEQLLKAAKQLIDDGFTVLAYSNDDPITCRKLADMGCAAVMPLGSPIGSGMGIVNPYNLRIIREVVPDTPLIVDAGIGTASDAAIAMELGYDGILLNTAIAEAQHPVAMARAMRLAVASGRLAYQAGRVPERIYAKASSSMEGRVGS, translated from the coding sequence ATGTCTGAGATTGCCGCCACGGATACGGACGCTCAGCCCGAGCGTGATGCTGCCGCCCAGCAGGAAGACCTCCTGCGCATTGGCGACGACGCGTATTCCTCGCGCCTGTTGATCGGATCGAGCTCGTATCCGAACCCGCAGGTGATGATGGACGCTATTGACGCGTCGGGCGCTGAGCTCGTCACCGTGGCGATCCGCCGGGTCAATGTTCAGAGTCCAGCCCCGGAGAGTCACCTCGATTTGATCCGGAAAGGTGGGTACCGTGTGCTTCCGAACACGGCCGGTTGCTACACCGCAAAAGAAGCCGTTCTCGTCGCGCAACTGGCCCGCGAGGCCCTCGACACCGATCTCATCAAGCTTGAAGTGATCGGCGACGACGAGACGCTGATGCCGGACGTGGAGCAGCTACTCAAGGCCGCCAAGCAATTGATCGACGACGGCTTCACGGTGCTCGCGTACTCGAACGACGACCCCATCACCTGCCGCAAGCTGGCGGACATGGGGTGCGCCGCCGTGATGCCACTTGGCTCGCCCATCGGGAGTGGCATGGGAATCGTCAACCCGTACAACCTGCGCATCATCCGGGAGGTCGTGCCCGACACGCCGCTGATTGTCGACGCCGGCATCGGGACGGCGAGCGACGCGGCGATAGCGATGGAACTGGGCTACGATGGCATTCTACTCAATACAGCCATTGCTGAGGCGCAGCATCCCGTCGCGATGGCGCGGGCGATGCGTCTCGCGGTGGCGTCAGGGCGTCTTGCATACCAGGCCGGCCGCGTACCGGAGCGAATTTACGCCAAAGCGTCGTCTTCGATGGAAGGCCGCGTCGGATCGTAA
- a CDS encoding thiamine phosphate synthase: MDNLPRLILVADRFTESDRQVRVFDAVRAGVPWIHLRDHEADDATFRRAAVSLTEQIEAEGGGTRISVNQRLDVADDLGLDYHAGSHGAGVQEARDRLGASAIIGYSAHEDQEVTGARSEIVDYLFYSPIFPTSSKPDHPGMGLAELSRVCAVSTRPVFALGGITPERVTPCLRKGAHGVAVLSGLMEAKDVRVAAEEYLQRLASIRQYEE; this comes from the coding sequence ATGGACAATCTGCCCCGTCTCATCCTTGTTGCAGACCGATTTACCGAGTCGGATCGGCAGGTTCGGGTTTTTGACGCCGTTCGGGCCGGGGTTCCGTGGATTCACCTCCGCGATCACGAGGCGGATGACGCGACTTTTCGGCGTGCTGCGGTTTCGCTGACCGAGCAGATTGAAGCGGAGGGAGGCGGGACGCGCATATCCGTAAATCAGCGCCTCGACGTTGCGGACGATCTAGGACTCGATTACCATGCAGGATCTCACGGGGCCGGCGTTCAGGAGGCCCGAGATCGTCTGGGAGCATCGGCCATCATCGGATATTCCGCACATGAGGATCAGGAGGTGACCGGTGCTCGGTCAGAGATCGTCGACTATTTGTTCTACAGTCCGATCTTTCCGACGTCGAGCAAGCCCGATCACCCCGGGATGGGTCTCGCCGAGCTATCTCGCGTTTGCGCCGTCTCTACCAGGCCCGTATTTGCTCTCGGTGGCATCACGCCGGAGCGGGTAACGCCGTGTCTTCGTAAAGGGGCACACGGCGTTGCGGTGCTCAGTGGTCTGATGGAGGCGAAAGACGTGCGTGTCGCTGCGGAAGAGTATCTCCAGCGCTTGGCGTCTATCCGGCAATACGAAGAGTAG